A genome region from Astyanax mexicanus isolate ESR-SI-001 chromosome 19, AstMex3_surface, whole genome shotgun sequence includes the following:
- the csnk1da gene encoding casein kinase I isoform X1: MELRVGNRYRLGRKIGSGSFGDIYLGTDISVGEEVAIKLECVKTKHPQLHIESKIYKMMQGGVGIPTIKWCGAEGDYNVMVMELLGPSLEDLFNFCSRKFSLKTVLLLADQMISRIEYIHSKNFIHRDVKPDNFLMGLGKKGNLVYIIDFGLAKKYRDARTHQHIPYRENKNLTGTARYASINTHLGIEQSRRDDLESLGYVLMYFNLGSLPWQGLKAATKRQKYERISEKKMSTPIEVLCKGYPSEFATYLNFCRSLRFDDKPDYSYLRQLFRNLFHRQGFSYDYVFDWNMLKFGANRAAEDAERERRDREDRLRHGRNPAARGMPSASSRPRGTQEVAPPTPLTPTSHTGMERERKVSMRLHRGAPVNISSSDLTGRQDTSRMSTSQALSRVTPSGLQSAVPR; this comes from the exons GCACAGACATCTCTGTGGGGGAAGAAGTAGCCATCAAGCTAGAATGTGTGAAAACCAAACATCCTCAGCTGCACATCGAGAGCAAGATCTACAAGATGATGCAGGGGGGAG TTGGGATCCCGACGATTAAATGGTGTGGGGCTGAGGGTGACTATAATGTGATGGTGATGGAGCTGCTGGGTCCGAGTCTGGAGGACCTCTTCAACTTCTGTTCCCGCAAATTCAGCCTGAAGACTGTTCTGCTGCTGGCTGACCAGATG ATCAGTCGTATTGAGTACATCCACTCCAAGAACTtcatccacagagatgtgaagcCTGATAATTTCCTGATGGGCTTGGGGAAGAAGGGCAACCTTGTTTACATTATCGACTTTGGCCTGGCAAAGAAATACAGAGACGCACGCACGCACCAACACATCCCTTACCGCGAGAACAAAAACCTGACTGGCACTGCCCGCTACGCTTCCATCAACACACACTTGGGCATAG AGCAGTCCAGAAGAGATGATCTGGAGTCTCTTGGCTACGTGCTCATGTACTTCAACCTGGGCTCTCTGCCCTGGCAGGGCCTGAAAGCCGCCACTAAGAGACAGAAGTACGAACGCATCAGCGAGAAGAAAATGTCCACCCCCATCGAAGTCTTGTGCAAAGGATACCCAT CTGAATTTGCCACGTACCTCAATTTCTGCCGTTCCTTACGCTTTGATGACAAACCGGACTACTCTTACCTGAGACAGCTCTTCAGGAACCTCTTCCACAGACAGGGTTTCTCCTACGACTACGTTTTTGACTGGAACATGTTGAAGTTT GgagcaaacagagcagcagaaGATGCTGAGCGGGAGCGCAGAGATCGAGAGGACCGACTAAGACACGGCAGAAATCCTGCAGCCAGGGGGATGCCCTCAGCTTCCAGCAGACCGAGAGGAACGCAGGAAGTAGCGCCGCCCACACCCCTCACCCCAACCTCACACACAG GAATGGAGCGCGAGAGGAAGGTCAGCATGAGATTACATCGCGGCGCTCCAGTTAACATCTCCTCGTCTGACCTGACTGGCCGACAGGACACTTCACGGATGTCAACGTCACAG GCCCTTTCCCGCGTCACCCCCAGCGGCCTGCAGTCTGCCGTCCCTCGGTGA
- the csnk1da gene encoding casein kinase I isoform X2, whose amino-acid sequence MELRVGNRYRLGRKIGSGSFGDIYLGTDISVGEEVAIKLECVKTKHPQLHIESKIYKMMQGGVGIPTIKWCGAEGDYNVMVMELLGPSLEDLFNFCSRKFSLKTVLLLADQMISRIEYIHSKNFIHRDVKPDNFLMGLGKKGNLVYIIDFGLAKKYRDARTHQHIPYRENKNLTGTARYASINTHLGIEQSRRDDLESLGYVLMYFNLGSLPWQGLKAATKRQKYERISEKKMSTPIEVLCKGYPSEFATYLNFCRSLRFDDKPDYSYLRQLFRNLFHRQGFSYDYVFDWNMLKFGANRAAEDAERERRDREDRLRHGRNPAARGMPSASSRPRGTQEVAPPTPLTPTSHTGMERERKVSMRLHRGAPVNISSSDLTGRQDTSRMSTSQNSIPFDHHGK is encoded by the exons GCACAGACATCTCTGTGGGGGAAGAAGTAGCCATCAAGCTAGAATGTGTGAAAACCAAACATCCTCAGCTGCACATCGAGAGCAAGATCTACAAGATGATGCAGGGGGGAG TTGGGATCCCGACGATTAAATGGTGTGGGGCTGAGGGTGACTATAATGTGATGGTGATGGAGCTGCTGGGTCCGAGTCTGGAGGACCTCTTCAACTTCTGTTCCCGCAAATTCAGCCTGAAGACTGTTCTGCTGCTGGCTGACCAGATG ATCAGTCGTATTGAGTACATCCACTCCAAGAACTtcatccacagagatgtgaagcCTGATAATTTCCTGATGGGCTTGGGGAAGAAGGGCAACCTTGTTTACATTATCGACTTTGGCCTGGCAAAGAAATACAGAGACGCACGCACGCACCAACACATCCCTTACCGCGAGAACAAAAACCTGACTGGCACTGCCCGCTACGCTTCCATCAACACACACTTGGGCATAG AGCAGTCCAGAAGAGATGATCTGGAGTCTCTTGGCTACGTGCTCATGTACTTCAACCTGGGCTCTCTGCCCTGGCAGGGCCTGAAAGCCGCCACTAAGAGACAGAAGTACGAACGCATCAGCGAGAAGAAAATGTCCACCCCCATCGAAGTCTTGTGCAAAGGATACCCAT CTGAATTTGCCACGTACCTCAATTTCTGCCGTTCCTTACGCTTTGATGACAAACCGGACTACTCTTACCTGAGACAGCTCTTCAGGAACCTCTTCCACAGACAGGGTTTCTCCTACGACTACGTTTTTGACTGGAACATGTTGAAGTTT GgagcaaacagagcagcagaaGATGCTGAGCGGGAGCGCAGAGATCGAGAGGACCGACTAAGACACGGCAGAAATCCTGCAGCCAGGGGGATGCCCTCAGCTTCCAGCAGACCGAGAGGAACGCAGGAAGTAGCGCCGCCCACACCCCTCACCCCAACCTCACACACAG GAATGGAGCGCGAGAGGAAGGTCAGCATGAGATTACATCGCGGCGCTCCAGTTAACATCTCCTCGTCTGACCTGACTGGCCGACAGGACACTTCACGGATGTCAACGTCACAG AATAGCATTCCCTTCGATCATCACGGCAAGTAG